In Candidatus Caccoplasma merdavium, the sequence ATTGGGGTTATACTTAGAATGCTTCGATGATACCCATGAACGATTCTACTTCGAGAGCAGCACCGCCGATGAGTCCGCCATCGACATCGGGATTGGCGAAGAGCTCTTTGGCATTGGACGGTTTGCAGCTTCCGCCATAGAGGATTGAGCAGTTTTCGGCCACCTCTTTCCCGTATTTCCCGGCGAGGGTCTGGCGAATAAAGGCGTGCATCTCCTGGGCTTGGGCGGCCGTTGCGGTTTTTCCGGTACCGATGGCCCATACGGGTTCGTAGGCGAGAATGATTTTTCCGAACTCTTCGGCCGGGAGGTTGAAGAGCGACCCTTCGATTTGGTCTTTTACGACATCGAAGTGTTTGCCGGCTTCACGTTCTTCGAGCACTTCGCCGATGCAGAATATCGGGGTCAAGTTGTTGGCCAGGGCGAGAAGCACTTTCTCTTTGAGGATTTCGGGCGTCTCGTGATAGTAGGCACGACGCTCGGAGTGTCCCAAGATGACATATTTGGCGCCGGTCGATGCAACCATGGCGGCCGATACTTCACCGGTGTAAGCGCCGGAGGCCTTGTCGGCACAGTTCTCGGCGGCAACGCCTATTTTGGCCGTATCGATGGCTTGTGCTACCGATGCGAGATGGATAAAGGGGGTACCGATTATCACATCGCAATTTACTTTTTTACCTGCCAAAGCGGCTTCAATACCTTTTGCCAATGTCAAACCTTCTTGCAGGGTTTTGTTCATTTTCCAGTTCCCTGCGACAATGTTTTTTCTCATAATCGATTATATGTTATTTATTTGGGTTCTTTTCGATGTTTTTATGGGTTTTCTCCATCAGGTTTTCTCTCATTTTGCGCAGACGGGCCAAACGCCTGACGCGGGCCTGCACGACGTATGCCTCGACCGTCTTCGAGGTGAGCAGCAGTAGCAGCATCGGCACGAAAAAGATAATCAGTACCGTGAGCAACGGCCGCATGGGGTTGTATGGCGTGAGTTGCCCGAAGGGGAGTTCGTCGATGGGCGCGTTCAACTCGACCTCTTCGGGGAGGCGGGAGGGGCGTACTTTCTGCACGATGACTCCGTCGTGGAGGAGCACGATGCCGGGATTGCCGCGTACAATCGTCTGTATGGTCGAAGCGTCCATCGAATATATGGGATAATCGGCGCCCGTGTTGTCTTGCCACTCGGCAATTTCTTCGGGGGTGGAAGCGGTGAGGCAATAGAGGTTGTAGTGGTACTCGCGGGTGTAATCGTAGAGCTCGTCGAGCTTGTCGATGACACCGCTCTCGGCAAAGGCCAGCGACGGCGACATGATGAGGAAGGTGTAGCCGGGGTCGGAGAGTATGGCGTCGGTGATGTCGTCTTCGCCATCGTAGATGACGAAGTTGGTAATATCTTGCTGTGTCGGCATCTTCTCTTCGATGCGTGCCACAAAATGCCAGGTGGTATCGGTGGGCAGCTCATCGACGGTAAAGAGTTCTTCGCGGTCGCCGTTGCGATAGAGATAACGTGTCTGGTCGAAGGCTTCGGACGAGATGGCCCGGCTGATGTCGGTTCCTACTTTGTAGGGACGGAAATCGAATATCGGCTGGTTGTAATAGGCATGCAGCGAAAGCCCCACGGCAAAGAAGAGCACAAAGTAGAGCGTGAGCGATTGTATCTCCTTGTGATAGATGCTTTTCACCTTGCGGTTGCCCCACACCAGGAAGATGGATATGAGCAGGAGTACGACGTTCTTGGCAAACGATTGCCAATGGGTGAGATAGAGAGCCTCGCCGAAGCAGCCGCAGTCGCTGATGGGGTCGGCCAATGCCAGGTAGAGCGTCAGCGGTGTCATGACAAGCATCGTGAGAAACAGCATCACCGATGAGACCCGCCGATAGGAGCCAAAGAGCAGGCTGACGCCCAATATCATCTCATAGACCCCCAGGCATACGGCCAGGAAAAAGGTGATGGGCATCATGAAGTCGATGCCGAAAGCCGAGAGATATTCGCGTATCTTCAACGACATGCCGGCCGGGTCGACCGTCTTGACAAACCCCGAGAATGCAAATGTCGCACCGGCCACCAAACGGGCCAGGACGACAAGCAATGGCGCGACTTTGCGCCGCCACAGGGGGTATGCCTTTTTACTCTCCATACTCGATTTTTATCAAGCCAAAAAGCGAATAGTTGATCATGTCCATGTAATTGGCATCGATTCCTTCCGATACCTTCGTGACACCTTCATGGTTCTCGATTTGCTTGGTACGGCATATTTTCATGAGAATCAAGTCGGTATAGGAAGAAGACCGCATGCCCCTCCAAGCCTCGTCATAGTCGTGATTTTTGGCATACATGAGATTTTTGGTAACCGTCATGTATTTGTCATAGAGTTCGAGCGCTTTTTCATTGGTTATGTCGACTTGGTCGGCATAGCCCATTTCGAGTTGTATGAGGGCGATGATGCCGTAATTGACAATGCCGATGATTTCGGAACGAATGCCTTCATCTATCATCGACGAACCTTTTTCTTCGATGCTTCGTATGCGTTTGGCTTTGATATATATCTGGTCGGTCAGAGACGAAGGACGCATGATGCGCCAAGAAGCGCCATAATCTTCGAGTTTGCGGGCGAAGAGGTCCCGGCAGATAGATATGACGTTCTCAAATTGTGCAACGGTGTCGGACATAAGCGATTCTTTTTCTCGCGCAAAGGTAAGTATAATAAGTGAAACGGGGAAATCTATGCCGACATTGATTTTATCGGTTTTTGCACTTTTCCATTTCTTCCCGGTATAAGGCGATGTAACGGGCGGCCACCACATCGGGGGCGTAGGTCGTGACGACTTTTTTCCGGGCGGCAAGGGCATAAGCGGGGTAATCGGCCTCTTGGAGGAGGGCGATGATGCCCCGGGCAAAATCCTCGGCCGACTTGTGTCGGGCGACATATCCGTTGCGGCCGTGGTCTATCATCTCGGGTATGCCTCCGGTGTCGAACCCTACGCAGGGGGTACCGCAAGCCATGGCCTCCATGACGGTGTTGGGTAAATTGTCTTCGAGCGAGGGAATAACGAAAAGGTCGGCGGCATTGTAAATCTCCGCCATGCGGGCCGCCTCCTCGACATACCCGGTGGAGTAGACCCGAACGGGCAACTTCTCTTCGAGCTCCCGGGTGCAACGCCCCATCACCACGACGGCCAAAGTCTCTTTCAGATGCGGATTTTTTTTGAGAATGATATGGAGCGACTCTGCCAGGTAGTCAAATCCTTTGCGTTTGTCCGATACTTTTACCGAACCGAAAAGGAGCAGTTTTTTGTCGAGCGGGAATCCGCACCGCCGGCGTGCCTCGATCTTGTCGGCAGGAGCAAAGAGCGAAATGTCGATGGGGTTGGGTATGCTCGTTACCGGCATGTCGCGGCAGAGGGCGCTGCTGCGGGCCATCTCGCCCAACCAGCGGCTGCACGAGACCAGGTGCAAGGTGCGACCGCGATAGGTGCGTTCCTTGCGCCGGAAAGCGCGCCACGACAGGTCGTGCCGGCTTCCCCCGTTCCATAACAGGGGGCAGTTGTGGCATTGGGAGCGAAAACGGGAGCACTCCCCCGGATAGTGGCAAATGCCGGTGCAGGGCCAAAGGTCGTGGAGCGTCCACACGACCGGTTTGCCCGAGTCGAGAATGCGACGTATGTCTCCGAGCGACAGAAAGCCCTGATTGACCCAATGCAGGTGGACGATGTCGGCCTCTTCGAAGGCTTCCGTATGGGTAATGTCGGTTCCTGCATAGGCGGCATCGACGGCAAATAATTGATGCCGTCTGAGGCGGTTGGCCACCCACACGACGATGCGTTCCCACAAGAAACGCCAACGCATGAGGCTGCGGTTGCCGACAGCCACCACGCCGGGGGCGGCCGACTCCCTGTCGCGCACGACCATCTGCACATCGATACCCTGCTTGCGAAGGGCTTCCATCAGGCGTCCGGCAGCGACAGCCGCCCCGCCCGTTCGTTCTGAGGTATTGACTAACAGCACTCTCATACTCTTAACCGTTTTTTTATACAGCAAAAATACCTTTTTTTTGATCATAAAAAGAGGCAAAGTCATATTTTATTTTTAATTTTGCACCGCTTTATGGGAAAGGCACATCCGTGCGTACTCGTTCTTGATAAGGGTAAGGCGTTCCCAACCCCGCACACTATACAACAGAGTCATTGAATATCAAAATGAAGAAAGTCATTTTTTTAGGATTAGGATATATCGGTTTGCCCACCGCGGCCATAGCGGCTCATCACGGCTATGAGGTGGTGGGAGTAGATGTCAACCCGTCGGTTGTCGAGACCGTCAACCAAGGGAAAGTGCATATCGTGGAGCCCGATCTTGACAAAGTGGTGAAGGAGTCGGTCCTCAACGGTCATTTACGCGCCGTAATCCAACCCGAACCGGCTGATGCTTTTTTCATCGTTGTCCCCACCCCCTTCAAGCAAAACCACCGGGCCGACATTACCTATGTCGAGGCTGCGACACGCTCGGTCGTGCCCTATTTGCAACCGGGAAACCTCTTCGTCATCGAATCGACCTCGCCCGTTTTCACCACGGAACGCATGGCCGACTTGATTTATCGCCTGCGTCCCGAGCTGAAAGGGAAAATCTATATCGCCTATTGCCCCGAACGGGTATTGCCGGGAAACACGCTCTATGAGCTGGTTCACAACGACCGTGTCATTGGCGGCATCAATCCCGAGTCGACCGAGAAAGCCATCGAGTTTTATTCGGCGTTCGTGCAAGGCACCCTGCATCGCACCAATG encodes:
- a CDS encoding triose-phosphate isomerase, with amino-acid sequence MRKNIVAGNWKMNKTLQEGLTLAKGIEAALAGKKVNCDVIIGTPFIHLASVAQAIDTAKIGVAAENCADKASGAYTGEVSAAMVASTGAKYVILGHSERRAYYHETPEILKEKVLLALANNLTPIFCIGEVLEEREAGKHFDVVKDQIEGSLFNLPAEEFGKIILAYEPVWAIGTGKTATAAQAQEMHAFIRQTLAGKYGKEVAENCSILYGGSCKPSNAKELFANPDVDGGLIGGAALEVESFMGIIEAF
- a CDS encoding DoxX family protein; protein product: MESKKAYPLWRRKVAPLLVVLARLVAGATFAFSGFVKTVDPAGMSLKIREYLSAFGIDFMMPITFFLAVCLGVYEMILGVSLLFGSYRRVSSVMLFLTMLVMTPLTLYLALADPISDCGCFGEALYLTHWQSFAKNVVLLLISIFLVWGNRKVKSIYHKEIQSLTLYFVLFFAVGLSLHAYYNQPIFDFRPYKVGTDISRAISSEAFDQTRYLYRNGDREELFTVDELPTDTTWHFVARIEEKMPTQQDITNFVIYDGEDDITDAILSDPGYTFLIMSPSLAFAESGVIDKLDELYDYTREYHYNLYCLTASTPEEIAEWQDNTGADYPIYSMDASTIQTIVRGNPGIVLLHDGVIVQKVRPSRLPEEVELNAPIDELPFGQLTPYNPMRPLLTVLIIFFVPMLLLLLTSKTVEAYVVQARVRRLARLRKMRENLMEKTHKNIEKNPNK
- a CDS encoding DUF1599 domain-containing protein — encoded protein: MSDTVAQFENVISICRDLFARKLEDYGASWRIMRPSSLTDQIYIKAKRIRSIEEKGSSMIDEGIRSEIIGIVNYGIIALIQLEMGYADQVDITNEKALELYDKYMTVTKNLMYAKNHDYDEAWRGMRSSSYTDLILMKICRTKQIENHEGVTKVSEGIDANYMDMINYSLFGLIKIEYGE
- a CDS encoding glycosyltransferase family 4 protein, encoding MRVLLVNTSERTGGAAVAAGRLMEALRKQGIDVQMVVRDRESAAPGVVAVGNRSLMRWRFLWERIVVWVANRLRRHQLFAVDAAYAGTDITHTEAFEEADIVHLHWVNQGFLSLGDIRRILDSGKPVVWTLHDLWPCTGICHYPGECSRFRSQCHNCPLLWNGGSRHDLSWRAFRRKERTYRGRTLHLVSCSRWLGEMARSSALCRDMPVTSIPNPIDISLFAPADKIEARRRCGFPLDKKLLLFGSVKVSDKRKGFDYLAESLHIILKKNPHLKETLAVVVMGRCTRELEEKLPVRVYSTGYVEEAARMAEIYNAADLFVIPSLEDNLPNTVMEAMACGTPCVGFDTGGIPEMIDHGRNGYVARHKSAEDFARGIIALLQEADYPAYALAARKKVVTTYAPDVVAARYIALYREEMEKCKNR